In Gimesia panareensis, the genomic window TCAGCAGCAGCTGTGCGTCCTGCGACAACAATGTCAGCTGCGAGAGCGGGGCGTCGATCTCGTTGAAGAATTTCCCCAGGTGTTGCAGGCTGCTTTCCAGTTCCCGCGGATGCACGCCCGATTCCAGCAGCTGCGACAACCGTCGGACGCTCGCCACTTCCTGAAAAGAAAAGTAGGGCAGTCGGAATATCTTCCGTACCGGCTTAATCAGTCCCTGGCGCTCCCATCTCCGAATCGTCCCCACCGGGATCTTCAGCATCTGCGTCAGCATCGCGGGCGTGTAAAGCTGATCCAGATTCACGCCGGGATCGCGGAGCTCGATCAGCGCCAGCCAGTCCGATTCTTTAATGATCCGAATCGGCGTCCCTTCCTGAATCAGCTCCTGGGCCTGGCTCAGATTGACCGAAGGCGAACCGTCTTCTTCCAGCGGCCAGCCCTCTTCGCCCACCACCAGCAGCGTCGTCTGCCGGCTCACATGCTGGGCTGCCTGGCCGCCATGCTGCTCCACGAACTCCCAAGCCTTGTGGTGTGTCATCGAAGCAAGCGTACCGGTGAAAACCACACGCTCTCCCTGCAGCGCCGGCGACCCCTGCAGCAGTTGATCTGTCTGTTCTTCTTCTGTCTCAGCCATAGTCTCAGTAATACTGGATTTATTCGAAAATATCGAGAAAAAAGGGGGTTATCAGATCAGTGTCTCAAAAATAAGATACCCCTGAGTGGTAAACTTTCCTTGAGGATACTGATACGCGAATCCGTTGGGTAGCTTTCAGAGCAATCCTTCATTATAAGGGAGCAAAATAAGTCTTTTCCTGCTGAGGGTACCGTTTGTACCCCGTTTTTTGACAATACATCCAAGGGAGTTGATTGGAATGTCCGTGCTCGAGTCGTGTGACCCCGAAATCTGGAACCTGATTCAGGCTGAAGCCAAACGTCAGAAAGACGGTCTGGAGCTCATCGCCTCTGAAAATTACACCAGCGCCGCCATCATGGAAGCGGCCGGCTCGATCCTCACGAACAAATACGCTGAAGGCCTCCCCGGACGCCGCTACTACGGCGGTTGCGAAAACGTCGACATCATCGAAGACCTTGCTCGCGATCGGGCCTGCAGCCTCTTCGGAGCCGAATACGCCAACGTCCAGCCGCACTCCGGTTCCCAGGCCAACATGTCCGTCTACTTCACCGTCCTCAAACCGGGCGACACCTTCCTGGCGATGGACCTCGCCCACGGCGGTCACCTCACGCACGGCATGAAGCTCAACTTCTCCGGCACCCTCTACAACCCCGTCCCCTACGGCGTGCGGGAAGACAATCACCAGATCGACTACGACCAGGTCGCCAAACTCGCTCGCGAACACAAACCCAAAATGATCATCGCCGGGGCTTCCGCTTACCCTCGCGAAATCGATCACCCCAAGTTCGCGGAAATCGCCGCGGAAGTCGGTGCGGTCCTGATGGTCGACATGGCCCACTACGCCGGCCTCGTCGCCGGGGGCGTGCATAACAACCCCGTCGAAGTCGCCGACTTCGTCACCTCCACCACTCACAAAACCCTGCGTGGTCCCCGGTCCGGCTTCGTCCTCATGAAGAAGAAGTACGCCAAAGACCTCAACCGCGAAGTCTTCCCGGGCATCCAGGGCGGACCGCTGGAACACGTCATCGCCGGTAAAGCCGTCTGCTTCAAGGAAGCCAATACAGACGACTTCAAAGCCTACGCACAACAGATCGTCGCCAACGCCAAGGCCCTCGCTGAAACCCTGCTGGCCGGGGGCATCAAACTGGCTTCGGGCGGAACCGACAACCACCTGATGCTCTGCGACGTCACCGCCATCGGCCTCTCCGGCAAAATCGCGGAAGAAGCCCTCGACAAGGCCGGCATCACCGTCAACAAAAACATGATCCCCTACGATCAGCGCAAGCCGCTCGACCCCAGCGGGATCCGCATCGGAACGGCCGCCCTCACCACCCGCGGCATGAAAGAAGACGAGATGAAAAAAGTCGGTGCCTGGATTCTCAAAGTCCTCGGTGCCCCCGAAGACGAAGCGACCATCAGTGCCGTCAAAGGGGAAATCGAAGACTTCGCTCAGAGCTTCCCCGTGCCCGGCATCGCGTAACAGGCAGAATTCCGACTCATGACACAGCACAGCGATCTTGATATCACGACCATCGACTGCACCCGCGACGATGCCACCGCGCTCTTCAGCGAACTCCGCGAGAAGCTCAGCCCCCGCGGCAACGTCGTCTCGGAAGCCGGCCGTCAACGCACCATCGAACTGTTCGGCGCACCGCTCTCTCCGCAGGAGGTCGTCGAACGGATCTGTAACGATGTCCGCGACAAAGGCCTCGACGCACTCCTCGATTATTCGGAAAAGCTCGATCGCAAGCAGCTCACCCCCGAGACCATGCGTGTCTCGCCTGAGGAACTCCAGGAGGCCCACGCCCAGGCCGACCCCGAGTACCTCGCCACGCTGCGTCGCATTCGTGAGAACATCATCGAGTTCCAGTCGGCTCTGCTGCCGGACGACGTCAAAGTCCTCCGCGAGGCAGGGGAGTCCCGCGTCGAACTCCGCCAGCGTTACCTCCCCCTCAAACGGGTGGGGGTCTGCATTCCCGGAGGCGCAGCCGCGTATCCCTCGACCCTGCTGATGACCGCGGTCCCCGCGCAGACCGCAGGCGTGAAAGAGATCGTCGTCGTCGTCCCCCCCACCGATTTCGGGGGCTACAACACCGACATCCTCGCCGCCTGCCAGGAACTGGGCATCACCGAAATCTACCGGGTCGGCGGCGCCCAGGCAGTCGCGGCCCTCGCGTACGGCGTGGAAGGCATTGAACGCGTCGACAAAATCGTCGGCCCCGGCAACCTGTTCGTGGCCCTCGCCAAGCGTCACGTCTTCGGCGAAGTCGATATCGACAGCATCGCCGGCCCCAGTGAAGTCATCGTCCTCGCCGACGAAACCGCCAACCCCGAGTTTGTCGCCAGCGATCTCATCTCGCAGGCCGAGCACAGCCCCGGATCCGGCGTCCTCATCACCTGGCATGCACCGCTGATCGAAGCCGTCCGCACCGCGCTCATCAACCAGCTCAACGAACTCCCCCGCGGCGACCTGGCACGCCAGAGTCTGCTCGACTACGGCGCCCTGATCCTCGCCCGCGACGAAGACGAAGCCGCCCGCTACACCGACCTGCTGGCCCCCGAGCACCTGCACATCTCGACAGCCGACCCCGATCAGCAGCTCGCCAAAATTCAGAACGCCGGCGCCATCTTCATGGGGCACTACACCCCCGTCGCCACCGGTGACTACTACGCCGGCCCCTCGCACGTGCTCCCCACCGGAGGCACCGCCCGCTTCGCCAACGGCCTGTGTTCGATCGACTTCCTCAAACGCTCCTCGGTGATCTACTACAACCAGGAGGGTCTGAAGGGAGACGCCCCCGGCATCACGCTGCTGGCCGACAAGGAAGGCCTCACCGCCCACGCCGCCAGCGTGACGATCCGCCTCGAGGACTGAAGCGTTTTCACCTGCAGATCTGCCCCCTGTTCTCTGCTGCGCACTGCACAAACTGGACTTGATCCACAGATCCCGAATCGTATGTTGTTCCCCATCTGGCTCGCGCGCGAGGCATGTTCGCGTGCACTGCATCTGACGCACCGGTGTCGCAGCAGCACCTGAATCGCCGTCGATTTTCACCAAGTCTCCACCTGACCCTGCAGCACCGGTTCCCCATGTTCCCCGGGCACAGCAGGACAGAATCTGGCCACATTGGGACAAAATCCGGGACAAACCAGGACAAAATCGGGACACATTGGGACAAAATTTTGTCTTGACTCCCACGCATAAAAAATTCGTAGCGGCACCCCTGCGTAGTTGCCCGCCAGAAGAGAAAAGACAATCAAAACAAAACATGAGCGGCAAGGCGCTAGTCGCCAGTAACAGGCAAAACACCAGAAACAATTCCCCCATCCATAAAGACCGGGCAGCCCCGAATGCAATCCAGGCGGAGCTTAGCGAGCAGAAAACAGACAGTGTTGCAACCTCCATGAAGCACACATGCCCAGCCAGACAACCACCAGGCATCTCACATCAATCGCAGGGCATCAGCCCCGGTTCGCACCAACACGAACCAGAAAATCATACAGATCGGCTCGGGGAAGGGGAGGTGAATAGTGTGAACTGGTTTAGACACTTAATAATAAAAAATATTGATTTCAGTTTTTACATATAAAAACTATATTGAGCAGGAACAGGAGAGCTAGCTCCTAAATATTTTAGAATATCACCAACCTGTCGTGCAGCTCTTATAGTAATTGGCAAACCACCATCAAATTGAGTGTCATTCCAGTTCATTTTTGTGAGAGAAAGAATCTCCTCTGCTAGATACCGTGGAGTCTGTTCAACCAAATCACAATCGATTCTAAGCGTCCTTGGCATATACATCCCAGGATATGTCCCGTAAAATTCTACACTACCACGAGTATATAAAATATTGGTCCGTTCATCCAAAGAAAGAAATGTTCCCCGAAGTGGGGGATATTCACCATTCCTAAAGAGTCGAATAAAAGACGATCGGAGCGATACTAGTTCACAATACTCGATATTATTCTCCTCGGCAGCATTACTAAAGCCCTCTATTTCCTTGTCATTGTGTGATGAGGATTTATGCACAACAACACGGGCTGGCATAGTCTTATGTTCGCTACGATATTGTTTTAACGCTCTGTTTAGTAAAGCATTTGCCCCGTTACGATCTAAATGGTTACTGTAACATCTCTTCTGTAAATTATCTGTGTGGCGGAGTGGTGCTTGTTATTTGAGCGTAGCGAAAATAACAAGCACCACTCCGGCGAGCCCTTGAAAGGGTGGGCCAGATCGGTTTCTTTTTAATGTTTTCCACAACAGAAAAGGAACTCCAACCATGGCCCACCAACAACAATCTAACAACATTCTCGACGCTGTCCAGCTCCTGGCCGATCATGGATTCGATGAAATGTCGCAAGCACTCCAGATCCTGTTCAACGAAGCGGATGAAGCTGGAACGTTCCCGAATACCTCGGTGCCGAACCGTATCAACGCAGCGTAACGCGCCGTTCTTATGCCAACGGTTTCAAGCCGAAATCATTTCAAAGTCGCCTTCGGAAAGCTGGAACTGCAGGTGCCCCAGACACGCGACGGCGACTTTTATCCCTCTGCACTGGAACGCGGCGAACGGAGTGAACGCGCACTGAAGCTGGCAATCGCTGAAATGTATGTTCAAGGCGTCTCTACCCGTAAGGTCGCCAAAATCACCACCGAACTCTGTGGCTTTGATGTCACCAGTACACAGGTCAGTCGGGCAGCGAAACTGCTCGACGAAGAGCTGGAAACGTGGCGTAATCGACCGCTGGGGCAGGTGGAATACCTGATCCTCGACGCCCGCTATGAAAAAGTTCGCGTGGAGGGCAGCGTGCGGGACTGTGCCGTGCTGATTGCGATCGGCGTCCTGGCCAGCGGTCACCGGAGCGTGCTCGGAGTGTCTGTGTCGCTCTCCGAAGCCGAAGTCCATTGGCGTGAATTCCTGGGTTCACTCAACCA contains:
- a CDS encoding serine hydroxymethyltransferase, translated to MSVLESCDPEIWNLIQAEAKRQKDGLELIASENYTSAAIMEAAGSILTNKYAEGLPGRRYYGGCENVDIIEDLARDRACSLFGAEYANVQPHSGSQANMSVYFTVLKPGDTFLAMDLAHGGHLTHGMKLNFSGTLYNPVPYGVREDNHQIDYDQVAKLAREHKPKMIIAGASAYPREIDHPKFAEIAAEVGAVLMVDMAHYAGLVAGGVHNNPVEVADFVTSTTHKTLRGPRSGFVLMKKKYAKDLNREVFPGIQGGPLEHVIAGKAVCFKEANTDDFKAYAQQIVANAKALAETLLAGGIKLASGGTDNHLMLCDVTAIGLSGKIAEEALDKAGITVNKNMIPYDQRKPLDPSGIRIGTAALTTRGMKEDEMKKVGAWILKVLGAPEDEATISAVKGEIEDFAQSFPVPGIA
- the hisD gene encoding histidinol dehydrogenase: MTQHSDLDITTIDCTRDDATALFSELREKLSPRGNVVSEAGRQRTIELFGAPLSPQEVVERICNDVRDKGLDALLDYSEKLDRKQLTPETMRVSPEELQEAHAQADPEYLATLRRIRENIIEFQSALLPDDVKVLREAGESRVELRQRYLPLKRVGVCIPGGAAAYPSTLLMTAVPAQTAGVKEIVVVVPPTDFGGYNTDILAACQELGITEIYRVGGAQAVAALAYGVEGIERVDKIVGPGNLFVALAKRHVFGEVDIDSIAGPSEVIVLADETANPEFVASDLISQAEHSPGSGVLITWHAPLIEAVRTALINQLNELPRGDLARQSLLDYGALILARDEDEAARYTDLLAPEHLHISTADPDQQLAKIQNAGAIFMGHYTPVATGDYYAGPSHVLPTGGTARFANGLCSIDFLKRSSVIYYNQEGLKGDAPGITLLADKEGLTAHAASVTIRLED
- a CDS encoding argonaute/piwi family protein, translated to MPARVVVHKSSSHNDKEIEGFSNAAEENNIEYCELVSLRSSFIRLFRNGEYPPLRGTFLSLDERTNILYTRGSVEFYGTYPGMYMPRTLRIDCDLVEQTPRYLAEEILSLTKMNWNDTQFDGGLPITIRAARQVGDILKYLGASSPVPAQYSFYM